A region of the Pseudarthrobacter sp. MM222 genome:
CCGGGCAGCAGGCACGTCTCTTGTTGACGGAGTTCGGCCACCCCGCTGAACGCCGCGACAGCCCAGCGATTTAGCGATGACAGCAGTAATGAAAGGCGGCACCCTTCCGTGAAGTTCAGAGTCGAACGGGACGTCCTGGCAGAAGCCGTGACCTGGACCGCCCGGTCGTTGTCTCCGCGGCCGCCCGTACCGGTACTTTCCGGGCTGCTCCTGAAGGCCGAAGCCGGAACCGTGAGTCTCTCGAGCTTCGACTACGAAACGTCGGCCAGGCTGGAAATCGGCGCTGACATCACCACCGAAGGCACCATCCTGGTGTCCGGGCGGCTCCTTGCAGACATCTGCCGCAGCCTGCCCTCAGCGCCGGTGGACGTCGAGACCGACGGCAACAAAGTCACGCTGACCTGCCGCCGGAGCAGCTTCCACCTCGCGACGATGCCGGAAGCTGAATACCCGCCGTTGCCGGCACTGCCTCCGATCAGCGGCACGGTTCCCGGGGACTCGTTTGCGCAGGCCGTCTCCCAGGTGATCATCGCCGCCAGCAAGGACGACACCCTGCCGATTCTCACCGGCGTGCGGATGGAAATCGAAGACGATCTCATCACCCTCCTCGCGACGGACCGCTACCGGCTGGCGATGCGCGAAGTGCCCTGGAAACCAGTCACCCCCGGAATTTCCACGAGTGCCCTGGTGAAAGCCAAAACCCTCAATGAAGTAGCCAAGACTCTCGGCGGCAGCGGGGAGATCAACCTCGCCCTCGCTGACGACGACAGCAGGCTCATCGGTTTTGAGAGCGGTGGCCGTACCACCACCTCGCTTCTGGTCGACGGCGACTACCCTAAGATCCGCTCGCTTTTCCCGGATTCCACGCCGATCCACGCGACGGTACAGACCCAGGAACTGGTCGACGCCGTGCGGCGCGTCTCGCTCGTGGCCGAACGCAACACCCCGGTCCGTCTTGCCTTCACCCAGGGCCAGCTGCACCTCGATGCCGGCACCGGTGAAGACGCCCAGGCCTCGGAAGAACTTGAGGCCCAGCTCACGGGGGAAGACATCACCGTGGCCTTCAATCCGCACTACCTGGTGGAGGGCCTGAGCGTGATCGAAACCAAGTACGTCCGGTTCTCCTTTACCTCGGCGCCCAAGCCGGCCATGATCACCGCCCAGCACGACGCCGACGGCGAAGATCAGGGCGATTACCGCTACCTCGTCATGCCGGTCCGCCTGCCCAACTAGCTCGCAGCGGTAGTCGTTATGCGCCCTCGTAACGACTACAAACGCGAGTCAGTTGGGTGACGACGACCACCTGAAGCAGACAGCGCAGAAAAGAGTTAACACCGTGCACATCGGACTTATCGGCCTTGGCAAAATGGGTTTCAACATGCGTGAACGGCTGCGCGCGGGTGGAATCGACGTTACCGGCTTTGATCGGAACCCGGACGTAACCGATGTCGCGAGCGTGGATGAGCTGATCGCCGCCGTTCCGGCGCCCCGTCTGATCTGGGTCATGGTCCCGTCCGGCGAGATCACCGATGCGGTCATCACCGAGCTCGGCACCAAACTCGACGCCGGCGACCTCGTGATCGACGGCGGGAACTCACGCTTCACCGAGGACCAGAAACACGGCGCAGCCCTGGCCGAAAAGGGCGTCCGCTTTGCCGATTGCGGAGTTTCCGGCGGCGTCTGGGGCCTCCAGAACGGTTACGGACTGATGGCCGGCGGCGATCCCGCCGACATCGAACGGGCCCTGCCGGTTTTCGATGCGCTGCGCCCCGAAGGCGACCGGGCGGACAGCTTCGTCCACGTCGGCGGCGTCGGTGCCGGGCACTACGCCAAGATGGTCCACAACGGGATCGAGTATGGCCTGATGCAGGCGTACGCGGAAGGCTACGAACTCCTCGCGGCCAAGGACATCGTCACCGACCTTCCGGGAACGTTCCGGGCCTGGCAAAAGGGCACGGTTGTCCGCTCCTGGCTGCTGGATCTTATGGTCAAGGCCTTGGACGAGGATCCCGGACTGGTGTCGATCGATGACTACGTCGAGGATTCCGGCGAGGGACGCTGGACCGTGGAAGAGGCCATCGCCAACGCCGTTCCCGCGCCGGCCATTACGGCAGCGCTATTTGCCCGGTTCTCATCCCGCGAGGACAGCTCGCCGGCCATGAAGATGGTTTCCGCTTTGCGCCACCAGTTCGGCGGGCATGCCACCCGTCCGGCTAAATAGTCCTGCCCTGAAATCCTGAAGCCGGCGTGTACCTAGAACAACTCTCGCTCACTGATTTCCGCAGTTACGCCCAGGTGGACCTCAGCCTGGAGCCCGGCGTGACCGTCCTGGTGGGATCCAACGGCATCGGCAAGACCAACCTGATGGAAGCCATCGGCTACCTTGCCACGCTCAGTTCGCACCGGGTCAGTTCGGACGCGCCACTGCTGCGCTTCGACACGGAACGGGCCCTGATCCGGGCCAGGCTGGTCCGCGGTGAGCAGTCGACGGTGCTGGAACTCGAAATCAATGCGGGCCGGGCCAACCGCGCCCGCATCAACCGCAGCAACCCTGTCCGCGCCCGCGACATCCTGGGGATCTGCCAGACGGTGCTCTTTGCCCCGGAAGACCTGGCCCTGGTGAAGGGCGATCCCTCCAGCCGCCGTCGCTTCCTGGACGAGCTGCTGGTCAGTCTTATGCCCCGCCACGCCGCGACGCGCGGTGACTATGACCGGGTGCTCAAGCAGCGCAACGCCCTGCTCAAATCCTCGCGCACCGGCAAGTTCACGGCGGGCCACGAAGCAACCCTGGATGTGTGGGATCAGCACATGGCCAGGGCCGGTGCCGAACTCCTGCACGCCAGGCTCGAACTTGTGGAACGGCTCCGCCCGCACCTACAGAGCGCCTATGCCCAGCTCACCGACGGGTCCAAAGAGGCCGGCGCCGTCTACCGTTCGACGCTCCAGGGTGCAGTCGAGGACGACGGCGCCGTTGGCGCGGCAGCCATCACGGCACCTGGTGGCACACCCGTTGAGGATCTACGCGACTTGTCTGTCGCCGAACTCACCGAACGCTACGTCCAGGCCTTCGCCGGATCGCGCCGCAAGGAGCTGGAACGCGGCATTTCCCTCGTCGGGCCGCATCGGGATGAGCTCGAACTGGTGCTCGGACAGGCCCCGGCGAAGGGCTACGCCTCGCATGGCGAAACCTGGTCCATGTGTCTTTCCCTGCGGCTCGCCTCGTACTACGTGATGCTGGATGATGCGCGTACCGGCGGGTCGGCTCCCATTCTGATCCTGGACGATGTTTTTGCCGAGCTGGACGTTCAGCGGCGGCGTAAACTGGCGGCAATAGTATCCGGCGCCGAGCAGGTGCTGGTGACGGCCGCCGTCGAGGATGACATTCCCACGGAACTGGCCGGACGGCGGGTGAAGGTTATTCCGGGAGGAATCGATGAGCCGGCAGATCGATGAATAAGGATACCGACGGCGGGCTGCAACCAGGCCGCGATCCCGACGACATCGACGCTGCCCAGTCTGCGCTCAACAGAATGCGCGAGGCCGCCGCAGCGCGGGGTGAGATCCGGCGGAAGGCTCCGCCGAGGGCCGGCACCGCCGCCCCCAAACCCGGCCGCAGCGCGGGTGGAACCCGCGGATTCGGCCAATTCCACGGCACCGGTCGGGACCCCCTCGGCCTGGGAAAGGTCGTTGGGCGCCTCGTGGCCGAACGTGGCTGGTCCTCCCCGGTGGCCGTGGGATCGGTGATGGCGGAATGGGCAACGTTGGTGGGCCCGGAGATTTCCGCGCACTGCACCCCGGAGAGTTTCGAAGACACCACGCTGCACGTCCGCTGCGATTCCACCGCCTGGGCCACGCAACTTCGCCTGTTGAGTTTCAGTCTGCTGGAGAAGTTCCGGGCGGAACTTGGCGACGGAGTCGTGACGAAGATCCAGGTGCTCGGACCGGCGGCGCCGAGTTGGCGGAAAGGCGGCCGGACCGTCAACGGGCGCGGGCCGCGGGACACCTACGGATAGTTCCGGAGTCGGAAGGGCCGCCGGATCTGAAGCACTCCTTGCAAAAACTATTGAAAAATCCGCAGACGGCGTGTAGGGCGCTTCAGTAGCCGGGGGCCGTATAGGAACCCTAGACGGGGACAGCGGGACGCTTGCAGGCGGAGCCCACGGCCTCCCAGCGGCCTTTTCCTTCCGGTTTGACCCCTCAGAATGCGGGTTTGCGCACTTCGACACGGTAGAATCATGGTAGATAACTGGGCGCCGGTGAAACGTTGACTGAGTCCGTTTCCGACGCAACGTCTGCGTGCGGCGGACGGCTCCTCGGCTCAGCAGATTTCGACGGTGGGATCAGTGACGTGCCCGTTGGCAGAAGCCATCCTTCCGGATCGGCAACGGCCGGCCTTCAACGAACTTAGAGGAGTCGACAGCGCCTGTGGCTAACGACAATGCAGAAATTGCCGAAGTGGAAGAAGTAGCGGCGGAAGCAGCAGCCACCCCGGCTGAAGCCGATACCCGCCACGGTTACGGTGCCAGCGACATCACGGTGCTTGAGGGCCTCGAAGCGGTCCGGAAGCGCCCCGGCATGTACATCGGCTCAACCGGGCCGCGCGGCCTGCACCACCTGGTCTATGAGGTAGTGGATAACTCGGTCGATGAGGCCCTGGCCGGTTACTGCACCCACATCGAGATTGTCCTGCAGGCCGACGGCGGTGTGAAGGTGGTCGACAACGGGCGGGGAATCCCGGTCGACATGCATCCCACCGAGCACAAGCCCACCGTGGAAGTTGTGATGACCATCCTGCACGCGGGCGGCAAATTCGGTGGAGGCGGCTACGCCGTTTCCGGCGGTCTGCACGGCGTCGGCATTTCCGTGGTCAATGCGCTTTCCAGCCGGGTCGACACCGAAGTCCGTCGCCAGGGCCACGTCTGGCGGATGTCCTTCGCCGACGGCGGCAAGCCCCAGGGCGGCCTGGTCAAGGGCGAGGAAACCGACGAGAACGGCACGACGCAGACGTTCTACCCGGACGCCAGCATCTTCGAAAGCACGGAATTCGACTTCGAGACCCTGCGCGCCCGCTTCCAGCAAATGGCCTTCCTCAACAAGGGTCTGCGCATCACCCTGACCGACGAACGCCAGGCCGCGAAGGACGCTTCCGAGGACGACGACCTTGACCTCGACGTCATTCCGACGGAAGGTGAAGTCCCCGCGGAATTCCACACGGTCGTCTACCAGTACGACGACGGACTGCTGGACTACGTCAAGCACCTGAACTCCGGCAAAAAGGTCGATGTGGTCCACGAGGACGTCATCGCCTTCGAGACCGAGGACACGGAACGCCACATCGCCCTGGAAATGGCGATGCAGTGGACCAACGCGTACTCCGAGAGCGTTCACACCTACGCCAACACGATCAACACCCACGAAGGCGGCACCCACGAAGAGGGTTTCCGCGCCGCGATGACCTCCTTGATCAACCGCTACGCGCGTGAGAAGAGCATCATCAAGGAAAAGGACGACAACCTCACCGGCGATGACATCCGTGAAGGTCTCACCGCCGTCATCTCGGTCAAGCTTGCCGAACCGCAGTTCGAAGGCCAGACGAAGACCAAGCTTGGCAACTCCGAGGTAAAGGGCTTCGTCCAGCGCGTCGTCACCGATGGGCTCGGTGACTGGCTGGAGCGCAACCCCGGCCCCGCGCGCGATGTCATCCGGAAGGCCATTTCGGCGGCCCAAGCCCGCATGGCCGCCCGCAAGGCACGCGACAACGCACGCCGCAAGAGTCCGCTGGAATCCTTCGGCATGCCCGGGAAACTCTCGGACTGCTCCTCCAAGGATCCGGCCAAGTGTGAGGTGTACATTGTGGAGGGCGACTCCGCCGGCGGTTCCGCCAAGCGCGGGCGCAACCCGGAAACCCAGGCCATTTTGCCGCTGCGCGGAAAGATCCTGAACGTTGAACGCGCACGGCTGGACAAGGCCCTCGGCAACGCCGAAGTCCAATCCATGATCACGGCGTTCGGCACGGGCATCGGTGAGGACTTCGACCTCGCCAAGCTGCGCTATCACAAAATCGTCCTTATGGCCGACGCCGACGTCGACGGCCAGCACATCACCACCCTGCTGATGACGTTGTTGTTCCGCTACATGCGTCCGCTGATTGAAAACGGCTACGTCTATCTGGCCCAGCCGCCGCTGTACCG
Encoded here:
- the dnaN gene encoding DNA polymerase III subunit beta, which encodes MKFRVERDVLAEAVTWTARSLSPRPPVPVLSGLLLKAEAGTVSLSSFDYETSARLEIGADITTEGTILVSGRLLADICRSLPSAPVDVETDGNKVTLTCRRSSFHLATMPEAEYPPLPALPPISGTVPGDSFAQAVSQVIIAASKDDTLPILTGVRMEIEDDLITLLATDRYRLAMREVPWKPVTPGISTSALVKAKTLNEVAKTLGGSGEINLALADDDSRLIGFESGGRTTTSLLVDGDYPKIRSLFPDSTPIHATVQTQELVDAVRRVSLVAERNTPVRLAFTQGQLHLDAGTGEDAQASEELEAQLTGEDITVAFNPHYLVEGLSVIETKYVRFSFTSAPKPAMITAQHDADGEDQGDYRYLVMPVRLPN
- the gnd gene encoding phosphogluconate dehydrogenase (NAD(+)-dependent, decarboxylating), with protein sequence MHIGLIGLGKMGFNMRERLRAGGIDVTGFDRNPDVTDVASVDELIAAVPAPRLIWVMVPSGEITDAVITELGTKLDAGDLVIDGGNSRFTEDQKHGAALAEKGVRFADCGVSGGVWGLQNGYGLMAGGDPADIERALPVFDALRPEGDRADSFVHVGGVGAGHYAKMVHNGIEYGLMQAYAEGYELLAAKDIVTDLPGTFRAWQKGTVVRSWLLDLMVKALDEDPGLVSIDDYVEDSGEGRWTVEEAIANAVPAPAITAALFARFSSREDSSPAMKMVSALRHQFGGHATRPAK
- the recF gene encoding DNA replication/repair protein RecF (All proteins in this family for which functions are known are DNA-binding proteins that assist the filamentation of RecA onto DNA for the initiation of recombination or recombinational repair.): MYLEQLSLTDFRSYAQVDLSLEPGVTVLVGSNGIGKTNLMEAIGYLATLSSHRVSSDAPLLRFDTERALIRARLVRGEQSTVLELEINAGRANRARINRSNPVRARDILGICQTVLFAPEDLALVKGDPSSRRRFLDELLVSLMPRHAATRGDYDRVLKQRNALLKSSRTGKFTAGHEATLDVWDQHMARAGAELLHARLELVERLRPHLQSAYAQLTDGSKEAGAVYRSTLQGAVEDDGAVGAAAITAPGGTPVEDLRDLSVAELTERYVQAFAGSRRKELERGISLVGPHRDELELVLGQAPAKGYASHGETWSMCLSLRLASYYVMLDDARTGGSAPILILDDVFAELDVQRRRKLAAIVSGAEQVLVTAAVEDDIPTELAGRRVKVIPGGIDEPADR
- a CDS encoding DUF721 domain-containing protein — protein: MNKDTDGGLQPGRDPDDIDAAQSALNRMREAAAARGEIRRKAPPRAGTAAPKPGRSAGGTRGFGQFHGTGRDPLGLGKVVGRLVAERGWSSPVAVGSVMAEWATLVGPEISAHCTPESFEDTTLHVRCDSTAWATQLRLLSFSLLEKFRAELGDGVVTKIQVLGPAAPSWRKGGRTVNGRGPRDTYG
- the gyrB gene encoding DNA topoisomerase subunit B, with product MANDNAEIAEVEEVAAEAAATPAEADTRHGYGASDITVLEGLEAVRKRPGMYIGSTGPRGLHHLVYEVVDNSVDEALAGYCTHIEIVLQADGGVKVVDNGRGIPVDMHPTEHKPTVEVVMTILHAGGKFGGGGYAVSGGLHGVGISVVNALSSRVDTEVRRQGHVWRMSFADGGKPQGGLVKGEETDENGTTQTFYPDASIFESTEFDFETLRARFQQMAFLNKGLRITLTDERQAAKDASEDDDLDLDVIPTEGEVPAEFHTVVYQYDDGLLDYVKHLNSGKKVDVVHEDVIAFETEDTERHIALEMAMQWTNAYSESVHTYANTINTHEGGTHEEGFRAAMTSLINRYAREKSIIKEKDDNLTGDDIREGLTAVISVKLAEPQFEGQTKTKLGNSEVKGFVQRVVTDGLGDWLERNPGPARDVIRKAISAAQARMAARKARDNARRKSPLESFGMPGKLSDCSSKDPAKCEVYIVEGDSAGGSAKRGRNPETQAILPLRGKILNVERARLDKALGNAEVQSMITAFGTGIGEDFDLAKLRYHKIVLMADADVDGQHITTLLMTLLFRYMRPLIENGYVYLAQPPLYRIKWSNAPHDYVYSDRERDAKLVSGQASGRRIPKDNGIQRYKGLGEMDYTELWDTTMDPDHRTLLQVTMDDALAADQIFSTLMGEDVESRRNFIQQNAKDVRFLDI